Proteins encoded together in one Panthera uncia isolate 11264 chromosome A2, Puncia_PCG_1.0, whole genome shotgun sequence window:
- the PRR15 gene encoding proline-rich protein 15 — MADSGGTGSSGSWWKSLTNSRKKSKEAAAGAQPPTQPAPGEPAPPAPPAPPSADWTGSSRENQHPNLLGGAGEPHKPDKLCGEKSGSSRRNLKISRSGRFKEKRKVRATLLPEGVRSPEEAGFPGDPRDDKQ; from the coding sequence ATGGCCGACAGTGGCGGCACGGGCAGCTCTGGGTCCTGGTGGAAATCGCTAAccaacagcagaaagaaaagcaaggaagccGCGGCAGGGGCGCAGCCTCCCACCCAGCCTGCCCCCGGGGAGCCCGcgccgcccgcgccgcccgcGCCACCCAGCGCCGACTGGACTGGCAGCTCCCGGGAGAATCAGCACCCCAATCTCCTTGGGGGCGCCGGCGAGCCCCACAAGCCGGACAAGTTGTGCGGGGAGAAGTCAGGCAGCAGCCGCCGCAATTTGAAGATCTCGCGCTCCGGCCGCTttaaggagaagaggaaagtgcGCGCCACTCTGCTCCCCGAAGGAGTCCGGTCCCCTGAGGAGGCGGGCTTCCCTGGTGACCCCCGCGACGACAAGCAATAG